A genomic region of Marinobacter sp. NP-4(2019) contains the following coding sequences:
- a CDS encoding efflux RND transporter permease subunit, giving the protein MDIASIAIRKRTVTLVLTVVMLGAGLLTYSGMSRLEDPEFTIKDALVITPYSGASATEVEQEVSERLEKVVQQLGELERVKSKSERGLSTLTVTIKESYDKETLPQVWDKLRQKINDVQRDLPPGAGPSVVLDDYGDVYSVFMVVTGDGYSYAELKDYVDSLQRELLLVQDVGKITTFGERQEAIFVEFNRDRMSQLGIPPSAIIEELRQKGVAADAGRARVGSEFVTLTPSGGLDSVSDFESLLIHGGEGRQLYLRDIANVRRGYVEPQNAKIRFDGKPGIGLGISTVSGGNVVTMGDAVQARLAELEGQRPVGMELGIVSLQSEAVTEAISGFVTSLLQAVAIVIVVLLLFMGLRSGLLIGFVLVLTIAGSFLFLDPMGVALERISLGALIIALGMLVDNAIVVVDGVLIRMQKGKTAEQAASEVVKQSAWPLLAATLIAILAFAAIGTSNDATGEYCRSLFQVVMVSLLLSWVTAVTVTPLLCVMFLKPPKDNPSNSDPYGGGFYRRYSGFLRTCIRHRYLSSATVAGVFAVAVWGFSFVEQSFFPSSTRPQFMVDYWLPQGTHIDATSADATQVEQMLLDKEGVTQVTTTVGEGAPRFLLTYQPQQPNSAYAQFLVNVDDYRIIDDLIPEIETELTDRFPDALVYANPFELGTGTIGKVQARLSGPDANELRRLAGEVERIYRSDPDTKGVRTDWRQRVKLVRANLALEQANLNGITRSMVAEAMQEGFQGVNAGVYREGDLLLPIIVRADQAARDDIDSLANLQIWSPAAQKMIPLRQVVQSFETVFEDEIIHRRDRKRTITVFADPSEGSASELFARLRPQVEALPLPPGYTLEWGGEYEDSRKAEAGLAATIPVFIFAMILITILMFNSLRQTLVIWLCVPLAVVGVTAGLLITGQPFGFMALLGFLSLMGMLIKNAIVLVEEINLESGEGKALMPAIVNSGVSRLRPVAMAALTTALGMIPLVFDAFFVSMAITIISGLLFATVLTMVVLPVLYALIYRAEDKDASAGT; this is encoded by the coding sequence ATGGATATTGCCTCCATCGCCATCCGCAAGCGGACTGTTACCCTGGTGCTCACGGTCGTGATGCTCGGTGCGGGTCTGTTGACCTACAGCGGCATGAGCCGCCTTGAAGACCCGGAATTCACGATCAAGGATGCCCTGGTTATAACCCCATACAGCGGTGCCTCGGCAACGGAAGTGGAACAGGAAGTCAGTGAACGACTGGAAAAAGTCGTGCAGCAGCTCGGGGAACTGGAACGCGTCAAGTCGAAGTCCGAGCGGGGGCTGTCGACGCTGACGGTGACCATCAAGGAGAGCTACGACAAGGAAACCTTACCCCAAGTCTGGGACAAGCTGCGGCAAAAAATAAACGATGTCCAGCGGGACCTGCCGCCGGGTGCCGGTCCCTCCGTCGTTCTCGATGACTATGGCGATGTCTACAGCGTATTCATGGTCGTCACTGGTGATGGCTACAGCTATGCCGAACTCAAGGATTACGTGGATTCGCTTCAACGAGAACTCCTGCTGGTGCAGGACGTTGGCAAGATTACCACCTTCGGTGAACGACAGGAGGCCATCTTTGTCGAGTTCAACCGGGACCGGATGTCGCAGCTGGGCATTCCACCGTCCGCAATCATCGAGGAACTGCGCCAGAAGGGGGTAGCGGCGGATGCCGGCCGCGCCCGTGTCGGGTCGGAGTTCGTCACCCTGACCCCATCCGGCGGTCTCGACTCAGTATCGGATTTCGAGTCCTTGCTAATCCACGGCGGCGAGGGCCGGCAACTGTATCTGCGTGATATTGCCAACGTTCGACGCGGCTATGTGGAACCTCAGAATGCCAAGATACGGTTTGACGGTAAACCAGGTATTGGCCTGGGTATTTCCACCGTCTCGGGTGGCAATGTCGTGACGATGGGCGACGCCGTGCAGGCCCGACTGGCGGAACTGGAGGGCCAGCGCCCGGTGGGCATGGAGCTGGGTATTGTTTCCCTGCAATCGGAAGCGGTGACCGAGGCGATATCCGGGTTTGTCACCAGCCTTTTGCAGGCGGTTGCAATCGTGATTGTGGTGTTGCTGCTGTTCATGGGCTTGCGCAGCGGCCTGTTGATCGGTTTTGTACTGGTATTGACGATTGCCGGGTCGTTTCTGTTTCTCGATCCGATGGGGGTGGCGCTGGAACGTATCTCCCTCGGCGCCCTGATTATTGCGCTCGGCATGCTGGTTGATAACGCCATTGTGGTGGTCGATGGCGTGCTCATTCGTATGCAGAAGGGAAAAACCGCCGAGCAGGCGGCCTCGGAAGTGGTCAAGCAGTCTGCCTGGCCGTTGTTGGCGGCCACGTTGATTGCGATATTGGCGTTCGCTGCAATCGGCACCTCAAACGACGCAACCGGGGAATATTGCCGTTCGCTGTTCCAGGTGGTGATGGTGTCGCTGCTGTTGAGCTGGGTAACCGCGGTTACGGTAACGCCCCTGCTGTGCGTTATGTTCCTGAAGCCCCCCAAAGACAACCCGTCGAATTCCGATCCCTATGGCGGCGGATTTTACCGGCGGTATAGCGGGTTCCTGCGCACCTGTATCCGCCACCGTTATTTGAGTTCTGCGACGGTGGCCGGCGTGTTTGCCGTCGCGGTGTGGGGATTCTCCTTTGTTGAGCAGAGTTTTTTCCCGAGCTCGACACGTCCCCAGTTCATGGTGGATTACTGGCTGCCTCAGGGCACCCACATCGATGCGACGAGCGCTGATGCGACGCAGGTCGAACAGATGCTGCTGGACAAGGAGGGCGTCACACAGGTGACCACGACGGTTGGGGAAGGGGCGCCAAGGTTCCTGCTGACGTACCAGCCACAGCAGCCGAACAGCGCCTACGCCCAGTTTCTGGTCAATGTGGACGATTACCGGATTATCGACGACCTCATACCGGAAATCGAAACCGAGCTTACCGACCGATTCCCGGATGCACTCGTCTACGCCAATCCCTTCGAACTGGGCACGGGAACCATTGGCAAGGTTCAGGCACGGCTGAGTGGCCCCGATGCGAATGAACTGCGGCGACTGGCCGGTGAAGTGGAAAGGATTTATCGCAGTGATCCTGACACCAAGGGCGTTCGCACCGATTGGCGGCAACGGGTAAAACTTGTACGAGCCAACCTTGCCCTGGAACAGGCTAACCTGAACGGCATCACCCGATCGATGGTGGCCGAAGCCATGCAGGAAGGTTTTCAGGGCGTGAATGCCGGTGTTTACCGGGAAGGGGACTTGCTCCTGCCCATCATCGTCCGCGCCGACCAGGCCGCACGTGACGATATCGACAGCCTGGCAAACCTCCAGATCTGGAGCCCGGCCGCGCAGAAGATGATTCCTTTGCGGCAGGTCGTGCAATCGTTCGAGACCGTCTTCGAGGACGAAATTATCCATCGCCGCGACCGCAAGCGAACGATTACGGTGTTCGCTGATCCAAGCGAGGGTAGTGCAAGCGAACTCTTTGCCAGACTGCGCCCCCAGGTTGAGGCCCTACCTCTACCGCCTGGCTACACGTTGGAATGGGGCGGTGAATACGAGGATTCCCGCAAAGCCGAGGCGGGTCTTGCGGCAACCATCCCGGTGTTCATCTTCGCAATGATTCTGATCACCATCCTGATGTTTAACTCATTGCGACAGACGCTTGTCATCTGGCTGTGTGTCCCCCTGGCGGTGGTTGGCGTCACGGCGGGCCTCCTGATCACAGGGCAACCCTTTGGCTTCATGGCCTTGCTCGGGTTCCTTAGCCTGATGGGGATGCTGATCAAGAATGCCATTGTGTTGGTCGAAGAGATTAACCTGGAAAGCGGCGAGGGTAAGGCGTTGATGCCGGCCATTGTG